ACAATCGAGATCATGGCCGGATACGCAGTGCTGGACCTCGAGACCACAGGCTTCTCGCCCGCCCGGGGCGATCGCATCATCGAGATCGGCCTGGTGCGCCTTGACCCGCAGGGCCATGTGGACGACGAGTGGTCCACGCTGGTGAATCCCCGGCGCACGGTGCGCGCCACGCGCGTGCACCACATCACCTCGGCGGATGTCGCGGCGGCCCCCACAATGGCCGAGCTGGCCCCCGGGCTCGTCGACAAGCTGCGTGACCGGGTGGTGGTGGCGCACAATTCGTCGTTCGACGTGGGCTTCCTCACCGCCGAGCTGCGTACCGCCGGCATGACGATTCCGCCCGAGCCGATTCCCTCGGTGTGCACGATGCGCCAGTCCACCCGCTTCCTGCATGCCCGCAGCCGTCGGCTGGTCGATTGCTGTGAGGCGGCGGGCGTCTCGTTGCGCGATGCGCATTCGGCACTGGGCGATGCCCGGGCCACCGCCGAGCTGTTCGGCCATTACCTGCGGGCGGCCGGTGGCGAGCTGCCCTGGCAGGACGTGGTCGATCGCGCGCGGCGCTACCCGTGGCCGCAGGCGCTGTTCGTGGAGCCTCAGACGCACCTGGTGCAGCGTCCTGAGTGAGCCCCCCGGGTGCGTCGCGTGGGGGTGCGCGCACCGCAAGCGAAGCGGTCTGATTCCGGGGACCCCCGCCTTGCGACCGGAAGCCATCGTGCCCCGGTTTTCCCCTGACCCTTGCGCTGTGATAGCCCCTGTATCGAGCGTGGATCGAGGGTTACCCGGCATCTGTTCGCTGCAGGCGAAATCGGCGTCGGTCCGGCCGAGATTTGAGCGCATCGCCGCTACATAGACCCCCCCTTACGAGGCCCCCAAGAACGTCTTGTATGCTTGCGGGCGGCCGAGATCTGGACCGATTTGGTCCGTTTCTGTGCGCGAAGGATGCGATACACCCTGTCTCCGCAGTAGGTTGCGGCTATGGACGCTCAGGTACTAGCGCGGTGGCAGTTCGGCATCACCACCGTCTATCACTACTTCTTTGTGCCGATTACGCTCGGCATCACATGGCTTCTGGCGATCCTTCAGACGCTGTGGGTGCGTTCGGGCAATGACCAGTGGCTTCGCCTGGTGAAGTTCTTCGGCAAGCTCTTCCTGATCAACTTCGCGGCCGGTGTCGTGACGGGCATCGTGCAGGAGTTCCAGTTCGGGATGAACTGGTCTGAGTACTCCCGGTTCGTGGGCGACATCTTCGGCGCCCCGCTGGCCCTCGAGGCCCTGATCGCCTTCTTCCTCGAGTCGACGTTCGTCGGCCTGTGGATCTTCGGCTGGAATCGGCTTCCCAAGGGCCTGCACCTGGCCACCATCTGGCTCACCGCGCTCGGCAGCTTCATCTCGTCGATCTTCATCCTGGCTGCCAACTCCTGGATGCAGAACCCCGTGGGTGCCGTCTACAACGCAGCCACCGGTCGCGCTGAGCTGTCCGACTTCCTGGCGCTGATCACCAACCCGGTGTTCCTCGCCACCCTCCCGCACACCATCGGTGCTGCGTTCATGACCGCCGGTGCATTGCTGCTCGGCGTCTCCGGCTGGTGGCTCGCCAAGAAGCGTCGCGACGCCCAGCCGGCCGATTCGCTGGACACCTCCACGTGGCGCAAGTCGGCACGTTTCTCCGCCTGGGTGCTCATCCTGGCCTCGCTGGTCACCTTCATCTCCGGTGACTTCCAGGGCAAGGTCGAGGCTGAATACCAGCCGATGAAGCTGGCCGCCGCAGAGGGCCTGCTCGAGACCCAGGAGAGCGCCCCGTTCTCGGTGGTCGCCATCATCACCACCGAGGGATCCGGCCAGGACAAGACGTACCACAAGGTCTTCAGCCTGGACGTGCCCGGTGTGTTGAGCATCCTGGCCAAGAACGATCCGAACGCCAAGGTCCAGGGCATCCAGGACCTGCGTGAGTCCTACCTGCAGGAGGGCTACGCCACCGACAACGGCACGCAGAACGCCCTGCAGTCGCAGTTCGCCGACGAACTGAAGGCCATGCCGGTCGATCCGGTGCCGAATGTGATGGTCAACTACTACAGCTTCCGGCTCATGATCGGGCTCGGCGTGCTGGCCTTCATCATCGGCATCGCCACGCTGGTGCAGACCCGCCGCGATCACCTGCCAAAGGGCGGCAAGTTCTACGCCGTGCTGATGGCCTGCCTGCCGTTCATGCCGCTGTTCGCCAACTCCTTCGGCTGGATCCTCACCGAGCTCGGGCGGCAGCCATGGATCGTCAATGGCGTATTGCCCACCTGGACGGCCGCCTCACCGGGCAACGGTGCCGGCGCCATGTGGCTGACGATGATCCTGTACACGCTGGTGTACGCGGTCGTGGCGGTCATCGTGCTGAAGCTGTTCATCAAGACGATCAAGGAAGGACTCCCCGCGCTGGTGAAGGTGGAGAAGCCGACCGACGACGCCCCACTGTCCTTCGCGTACTGAGGCTGGAGACATAGACATGCTCACGAATTCTCTTATTCCGCTGCAGGCGAGCCTGGACGCGTCGCCGCTGCAGATTGTGTGGTTCCTGCTCATCGCGGTGCTGTGGATCGGCTTCTTCTTCCTTGAGGGCTTCGACTTCGGCGTCTCGATGCTGTATCCCATCCTCGGCAAGGATCCCAAGGAACGCCGGGTGATGATCAACACGATCGGACCCACCTGGGACGGCAATGAGGTCTGGCTGATCACCGCTGGTGGCGCCACCTTCGCGGCCTTCCCCGGCTGGTACGCAACCCTGTTCAGCGGCCTGTACCTGCCGCTGTTCCTGGTGCTGGTGGGGCTGATCCTGCGAGGCATCTCGTTCGAATACCGCGCCAAGATGCCCGACGACCGTTGGCGCAATGCCTTCGACGCCTGCGCCTCGATCGGTTCGCTGATCGTCTCGCTCGTGTTCGGCATCGGCTTCGCCAACTTCGTCAAGGGCATGGACGTCGCCCCCCTGACGAGCGCAGCATTCGGCGAGCCCAACCTGTACACCGGCGGCTTCTGGGCGCTGTTCAGCCCCTTCGGCCTGCTCGGCGGCGTGCTGTTCATCCTGCTGTTCTGCACCCACGGCTCGATGTTCCTGGCACTGAAGACCTATGGCTCGATCCACGACAAGACCGTCAAGTTCGTGCACACGCTGGCCCCGGTCACCGTGGCCGTGCTACTGATCTTCGTGCTGGCCGCCAACATCTTCTACGGCACGAGCAAGAACCCCTACCTGGGTTCGCTGTCCACCGTGCTGATGTGGGCCGCCGGCCTGCTGTCCGTCGTGGTGCTCGGCCTGGCTGCCCTGGCGCAGCGCGCCGAGCGCAATGGCTGGGCGTTCATCGGCACCGGCGCCTCGATCCTGCTGATGCTGGCCATGATCTTCGTCAAGATGTACGGCACGCTCGGCTTCATCTCGGCTGACATGAGCAACCCGCTCAATATGGTCACCGCGTCGAGCTCGCCGCTCACCCTGAAGCTTATGACGTGGTTTGCCTGCTTCCTGGTGCCGGTCGTGCTGGCCTACCAGGGATGGAGCTACTGGGTGTTCAGCAAGCGCCTGTCCACCAAGGAGATGCCCGAGCACGAGCATGAGCCGAATGTGGCCGAGGTGCACGTGTGATCACCACAATGTTGAGGGTTTGAGTGGCCGGGCCGCTCGACCCGCGACTGGTCAAGAGGGCGACTGCCACCAGGGGATTCCTGGTGGCAGTCGCCCTTGTCGGCGTCGCCACGGCCTTCCTGGTGCTGGCCCAGGCACGCCTGATCTCCGACGCCGTCGCGCATGTCTTCGACACCCACAACACCGATGGCGTGCTGGCCGCCTGCGGCCTGTTGATGGCCGTCTTCGTGGCACGTGCGGGGCTCAACTGGCTCAACCAGTGGCTGGCGCACCGCGCGTCGGCTGCCGTGAAGTCGCAGTTGCGCACTGATGTGATGACGGCTCGCCTGGCGCGCCCCACCGATGCGTCCACGCCCACCGGCACGCTGATCACCCTGGTCACCCAGGGGCTGGACTCGCTGGACGGCTATTTCTCCAAGTACCTGCCGCAACTCATGATGGCCGTGGGCGTGCCGCTCGTGGTGGGCGTGGCGATCCTCACCCAGGACCTCGAGTCCACCATCATCATCGCGATCACGGTGCCACTCATCCCCCTGTTCATGGCCCTGATCGGCATGGCCACCCAGAAGCAGGTCGACCGCCGCTTCGCCGTGGAGACGCGCCTGGCCAACCACTTCGCCGACCTGGTCGCCGGACTGCCGACGCTGCAGGTGTTCGGCCGGGCCCGCGCACAGCTGGTGGGCCTGCGACGCACCGAGGCGGCGCACCGCACCGAGACCATGAAGACGCTGCGCTTGGCCTTCCTGTCCTCATTCGTCCTCGAGCTGCTGTCGACGCTGTCGGTGGCCCTGGTGGCGGTGAGCATGGGCTTCCGCGTGGTGGCCGGCCACTTCGACCTGCGCACCTCGCTGTTCGTGCTGATCCTCACCCCCGAGGTCTACCTGCCGATTCGCCAGGTGGGCGTCCACTTCCACGACTCCGCCGACGGCACTGCTGCCGCCGACAAGGCCTTCGAGCTGATCGAGGCGGCCGAGGCCACCCACATCGGCGGTGACGCGCCCGCCCCCGATCCCGCCGCGGCGACGATCAACTTCAACGACCTGTCCGTGCGCTATCCGGGCACCGGCCGCCCGGCACTGGCCGGGTTCTCGTGCCGGGTGCGCCCCGGCGAGGTCGTGGTGCTCCGCGGCACCTCCGGTGGCGGCAAGTCCACCGCGCTGTCGGTGCTGATGGGCTTCCAACCGGCCACCTCCGGCCAGATCCGCGTCGGCGACCAGGACCTTGCCGAGGTCAACATGGCCGACTGGCGCGGCCACATCGCCTATGTGTCGCAGGACCCGGGCATGGTCAACGGCACCATCGCCGACAATGTGCGGATGGGGCACTCGGACGCCACTGATGCCCAGGTGCGCGACGCCCTCGACCGGGCCGGTGGACGCAGCCTTGCGCTCAGCCACGTGGTGGCCGACGAGGGGGAGGGCCTGTCCTCGGGGGAGCGACGCCGCGTGGCGCTCGCCAGGGCCCTGCTGCGCATCGAGCTGGGCGGTGCCCGCCTGTTGGTGCTCGACGAACCGACTGCGGGCCTCGACCAGTCCACCGAGGCGATCGCGATCAGGGCCGTGCGGGCCTCCGGGGCCTCGGCCCTGGTGGTGAGCCACCGCCCGGCCGTCATCGCCATGGCCGACCAGGTGGTTGACGTCGTGGCGCCCGCCGCCGAACCGGCAGACGGCTCCGACCAACGCCCGGATGATTCCCGCGCAACTGATTCACACACGAGTGGAAACGCCCGGGCCGC
The window above is part of the Propionibacterium freudenreichii subsp. freudenreichii genome. Proteins encoded here:
- a CDS encoding 3'-5' exonuclease; translated protein: MAGYAVLDLETTGFSPARGDRIIEIGLVRLDPQGHVDDEWSTLVNPRRTVRATRVHHITSADVAAAPTMAELAPGLVDKLRDRVVVAHNSSFDVGFLTAELRTAGMTIPPEPIPSVCTMRQSTRFLHARSRRLVDCCEAAGVSLRDAHSALGDARATAELFGHYLRAAGGELPWQDVVDRARRYPWPQALFVEPQTHLVQRPE
- a CDS encoding cytochrome ubiquinol oxidase subunit I, which gives rise to MDAQVLARWQFGITTVYHYFFVPITLGITWLLAILQTLWVRSGNDQWLRLVKFFGKLFLINFAAGVVTGIVQEFQFGMNWSEYSRFVGDIFGAPLALEALIAFFLESTFVGLWIFGWNRLPKGLHLATIWLTALGSFISSIFILAANSWMQNPVGAVYNAATGRAELSDFLALITNPVFLATLPHTIGAAFMTAGALLLGVSGWWLAKKRRDAQPADSLDTSTWRKSARFSAWVLILASLVTFISGDFQGKVEAEYQPMKLAAAEGLLETQESAPFSVVAIITTEGSGQDKTYHKVFSLDVPGVLSILAKNDPNAKVQGIQDLRESYLQEGYATDNGTQNALQSQFADELKAMPVDPVPNVMVNYYSFRLMIGLGVLAFIIGIATLVQTRRDHLPKGGKFYAVLMACLPFMPLFANSFGWILTELGRQPWIVNGVLPTWTAASPGNGAGAMWLTMILYTLVYAVVAVIVLKLFIKTIKEGLPALVKVEKPTDDAPLSFAY
- the cydB gene encoding cytochrome d ubiquinol oxidase subunit II; protein product: MLTNSLIPLQASLDASPLQIVWFLLIAVLWIGFFFLEGFDFGVSMLYPILGKDPKERRVMINTIGPTWDGNEVWLITAGGATFAAFPGWYATLFSGLYLPLFLVLVGLILRGISFEYRAKMPDDRWRNAFDACASIGSLIVSLVFGIGFANFVKGMDVAPLTSAAFGEPNLYTGGFWALFSPFGLLGGVLFILLFCTHGSMFLALKTYGSIHDKTVKFVHTLAPVTVAVLLIFVLAANIFYGTSKNPYLGSLSTVLMWAAGLLSVVVLGLAALAQRAERNGWAFIGTGASILLMLAMIFVKMYGTLGFISADMSNPLNMVTASSSPLTLKLMTWFACFLVPVVLAYQGWSYWVFSKRLSTKEMPEHEHEPNVAEVHV